The Cellvibrio polysaccharolyticus genomic interval GAAAATATTCAAATTCCTGCTATTGCCGCTTTGTTTGTCGACCTGCCATTACTGGCCGGTGATAAATCCATTCTTGCGGTCGCTCGTGAGCGCTTTGCGGTGCTGGCGCCCGATGCTGTTGAGGCGGTTGATCAGTTGATCGCCGTGGCCGACACGATTGAAAAACGCTATCCGCAAGCGGTGATGTACTTTGATCTCGGCGAGTTGCGCGGTTACCACTACTTAACCGGTCTGGTGTTTGCTGCATTTGCACCAGGCTATGGCAACCCGGTTGCCAGTGGTGGTCGTTATGACCACATTGGTGAAGTGTTTGGTCGTGCGCGGCCTGCCACCGGTTTTGCGGTTGATATTACTGCGCTTGGCAAGCTGGGTATTTTGCCAGCCGCCAACTGTGGTGGTATTGCGGTAATCGCCAGTGATGACCCGGCCCAGTGGGCGGTCATTCAGCAGTTGCGAGCCAACGGCGAGCGTGTTGTATCGGTATTTGATAGCCAGTCATTGGCCGAGTCAGGTTGTGACCGCCAGCTGGTATCAACCGGAGAAACTTACAAGGTCGAGGCGCTTTAGCGTCCAAACAATTGGTCCGGTATTTTTGGTCTGTCCGGTGCCGTATTTTTTAACCAGGTTCACAGAGAGTTAATCCAAGTCATGGGCAAGAACGTCGTTGTATTGGGCACCCAGTGGGGTGATGAAGGTAAGGGCAAGATTGTCGATTTATTGACCGATCAGGTGTCGCTTGTCACTCGCTTCCAGGGCGGCCACAACGCTGGTCATACACTGGTGATTGATGGTAAGAAAACCGTATTGCACCTGATTCCGTCCGGTGTTTTGCGTGATGATGTGACCTGCCTTATCGGCAATGGGGTTGTGTTGTCACCCGAGGCATTGTTCAAGGAAATCGGCGAGCTGGAAGCCAAGGGTGTTCCGGTGCGTGAGCGTCTGCGTTTGTCTCCGGCCTGTCCGCTGATTCTGCCTTATCACGTTGCGTTGGATCAGGCGCGTGAAGCAGCTCGCGGCGATGCCAAAATCGGTACTACCGGTCGTGGTATCGGCCCGGCCTATGAAGACAAGGTGGCGCGTCGTGGTTTGCGTTTGAGCGATATGCTTAACCTTGACCGTTTCGCGGTGAAGCTGAAAGACGTATTGGCTTATCACAATTTTATGTTGACCGAGTACTACAAAGTTGCTCCGGTTGATTACGAAAAAACCCTCGCCGACTGCAAAGCCTGGGCTGTTCAGTTGATCCCGATGATTGCCGATGTGACCGAGTTGTTGCACCAGGCTCGCGAGCGTGGCGAAGGCATTCTGTTTGAAGGTGCACAGGGTTCGCTGCTGGATATCGATCACGGTACCTACCCGTTTGTTACTTCTTCCAACACCACCGCTGGCGGCACTGCTACCGGTTCCGGTTTTGGTCCGATTTATCTCGATTATGTTCTGGGTATTACCAAAGCCTACACCACGCGTGTTGGTTCAGGCCCGTTCCCTACCGAACTGGATTGTGAAATTGGCGCCTACCTTGGCGAAAAAGGCCATGAATTCGGTGCGACGACTGGTCGTAAGCGTCGTTGTGGCTGGTTTGATATTGTGGCGGTGCGTCATGCCAACCGTATCAACAGCGTTACCGGTATCTGCCTGACCAAACTGGACGTTTTGGACGGCCTTGAAACCGTAAAAATCTGCGTCGGCTACCTGGATATCAAAGGTAACCCTACCGGTATTCCTTACGATGCAGAAGGTTGGGCTGAAATTCAGCCGGTTTACGAAGAGATGCCGGGTTGGAAAGAATCAACCGTTGGTGCGCGTACTCTGGAGCAATTGCCAGCCAATGCCCGTGCTTACATCCGTCGCCTGGAAGAATTGACCAGCACGCCGATTGATATTATTTCAACTGGCCCGGATCGCATTGAAACTATCGTATTGCGTCATCCGTTCAGTGCCTGATTCGGTTTGACGCATAAAAAAGCCCGGCTTTTGCCGGGTTTTTTTATGCCTGAATATTGCTCGCGCAGATTGCGCTCTGCATGTTGCAAATGGAAAACTGGTCTTTTTTCGGCAAAGATTTGATATGACAAAACATGATTGATTTTGACAGCTGTTTTATTTTTTCTTAATAACAAGTGTTTGTTACAAATCGGTTTTTAATGATAAAGATGTAGTGTAGAAAATGATGGCTACTAGTATGCAAGGCTAGTAAAAAACGTCATAATCGGGCTTCAGTCAGCTTATAGTCACGTTAACAGTATGCTGTCGACTGAAGGCATGATTGTTCGAATAATAATTTATATAAATCGTTCGACGACCCTCTGCCACACAACAAAGCTCTACTTTTCCTGATCAATACAATAAAAAGGGGTTGGCTATGGCTTTCCATAAAAGACAAGTGCGTGGAATTTCACAACAAGCAGGTGTGTTTAAAAAGTCACTGTTGGCTGTTTGCGTAATGGCTATCGGTGCTCCTGTTTTCGCTCAAACAGATGACGCCGTAGAAGAAATTTTAGTGAGCGGTATGCGCCAGAGTTTACAGGGTGCGCAAGATATCAAACGAAATGCCAACACATTTGTTGACTCCATTACGGCATCCGACATCGGTTCGCTGCCTGATCGCAGTGTTCTTGAAGCGATGCAGCGTGTGCCTGGTGTGTCTATTGAGCGCTTCCAGGCCGCGGATGACCCGGACCACTTTTCGGTAGAAGGTTCCGGGGCTGTTATTCGGGGTATGTCGGCAACCCGCTCTGAATTTAATGGTCGCGATTCCTTTACCGCCGATTCCGGTCGCGGTTTATCGTTTCAGGATGTGCCGCCAGAGTTAATGGCCGGTGTGGATATTTATAAAAACCAGTCTGCCGATATGGTCGAAGGCGGGATTGGCGGTACGGTCAGTTTGCGTACCCGTAAACCTTTTGATACCCAGGGCATGATGGCCGCTGTGAACGTTGAGGGAACCTGGGGTGATATTGCGGAGAAATGGAAACCTACCGTTTCCGGTATTTTCAGCAACCGCTGGGAATCCGATGCCGGTGAATTCGGCTTTCTGATTAACCTCGCTCACTCCGAACTGGTGGGAACGTCACACGGTATTCAGTCCGATGTGTACAAACGTTACAAGGCCTCTGATATTGCCGGTGCGGAGAGTTTTGTGGGCGCCGATGGTAACGGCACCGTATGGATGCCCCAGGGCGCCAACCTGCTAATGAAAGAAGATCAGCGCGAACGTCAGGGTGCAGCGGCTTCTTTTCAGTGGCGCGATACTGATGAAAGATTTTTGTTAACCACCGAATATATTCGCTCCAATGCGAAACTCGACTGGTGGGAAAATGCCCTGAAATATCAGGGCGGTTATACCGATAGCGATTTGAACACGCGTCCCTTTGACGGCACTTCATTTTCTTTCAGTGACAATGGCTTGTTCCAGTCGGGTTTGCTCTCTCAGGCGAATAGCGCATGGCGTGCTACCAGTGAGTTGGGGCCGGATGGTTCCGAGCCTAATACGCGTTATCCAAACCCCTACAGTAATATTCCAACGGAAGAAGGCGGTATTGGTGGCAGACCTTATTTCGGTCACAAGCAGCAGTTGGATACCCGTGGCCAATCATCGGAAACGCTGGTCGAAGATTTCTCTGTCAATCTCACTATCAAGCCAAACGATGCATGGACATTTGAAGTCGATTTGCAGCATGTGGATGCTGAAACGCGTGTAGATGATCTGGTTATGCACCTCGGTGTTGCAGCGCTGCAGCAATATGATCTTTCCGGCAGCCTGCCTCATCTGACCTTGATTAACCCTTGGAATAATGTGCGGGATGAAAATCCCGGTGCCTACAACAACGGCGTTAACCGTCCGGGTTGGACCAATGATCCAGCAGGAGATAGCAACTATTTCAGTGATATCACCAGCTACTGGTACCGCTCGGCGATGGATCACTTTGAACGATCTGACGGTAAATCCGATGCTATTCGCCTGGATGTAACCCGTGATTTTGAAAACGATGGCCTTATTAAAAGTTTCAAAGCCGGTGTTCGCTGGGCTGAGCGGGACCAAACGGTTCGAGCCACCAGTTATGGTTGGGGATCTGTTGCTCCGGAATGGAGTTCGGGCCAGCTTTATCTTGATCATGTGCCCGATCAGTCAAATTGGTACAGCGCGGTAGATTGGTCAGACTTCCATCGCGGCGATGCGTTGAATATCGAAGGCGGAAATCATCTGTATTTCCTGAATCGTGATGTCGTTGCCTGGCACCGCGATAGCGGCGCATGTCCGGGCGATGCAGGTTTTGTTCAGATGTCCGGAGGAGGCGATTGGTCACCTTACAAATGCCGTGAAGGTGTAGACGGTCGCTATGGCATGTTCCTGCCCAATGAAATATCCAATACGGTGGAAACCAATAAAGCTGCTTATGTTCGCCTTGATTTTGCATCCGATGAATCTCAAATGCGCTACAGCGGTAACGTAGGTTTGCGATACGTTGAGTTGAAGCGGGAAGCGAGCGGTTATCTTACTTCTCCCTCTACTGATGAAGATTACATTACACAGGATATTCCGCCGGAAGTGTTGCAAGGTCGTGCTCTGACCGGTGCATCGGTAAAAGCCTATGCTGACGCGCAGGTTGCCGCTGGTGCCTATGACAGTCTCAATGCATTTTATAACGACACAGCAAACCGTTGGGTCGGTAATAACTTCTGGTACCTGAGTGATGCCGAGCGTAATTTTGTCACTACCGCATCAGGCAGACAGGTTGCGGTTGATGATTACAATGCATTATTGCCGAGTTTGAATCTGAAGTTGGAATTGTCCGATGAGCTGATTGGTCGTGCGGCGATCAGTAAAGCAATCGCGTTACCAGATATGGGTCTGGTTCGTAATAAAAGAGATCTGAGCGTCGATATTGACACCGTACGTGGGCAACCGACTGATCCTGATAATGCAGAAGATTGGGAGTCTGCTATTCAGTCTGCCAAAGTCGTCAACTTCAAAGGAGAAAGTGGTACACCTCATCTCAAGCCGATGGAGTCTTTGCAGTATGACTTGTCTCTGGAATGGTACTTTAGTAACACCGGGTCATTAACAGGTACATTGTTCTATAAAGATCTGAAAAACTTCTTTGTGAACGGTGCAAGTCTTGAGTCCGTAACCAACCCGTTGACTGGCGCAACGCAAGTTGTTGATGTGGTTTCCACACGGAATGGTGGCGATGGCACCATGTACGGTTATGAAATTGCCTATCAGCAATTTTTCGACATGCTGCCATCTCCATGGGATGGATTAGGTATTCAAGCTAACTACACATGGATTGAAGCATCGGGTGTTCCCAACAACGAGGAAGATTACGAAAACACCGATTGGACCGGTGGCGTAAATGATACCGGTGCTCGCGTAAATCTCGACACGGTTCCATTACAAGGCCAGTCAGAACATACCGCCAACCTGATATTGATGTACGAAAAAAGTGATTGGGCCGCGCGCTTGGCGTACAACTGGCGCTCCAAGTATTTGTTAACCACCCGTGATGTGATATCCAAATATCCGCTATGGAATGATGATGCCGGGTTCCTCGACGGCTCTATTTTCTATACCGTGAATGATCATATCAAGGTCGGTTTGCAAGTGACCAATTTGCTGGATACCACATCCAAAACCATTATGATTCTGGATGATAAAGGGACGGAAGCCGGTCGTAGCTGGTTTGTTCAAGACCGTCGTGCCACGTTGGTTCTACGGGCCACTTTCTGATAGTGTGATAACTGGTGCTTGAAATGCCGTAGTGCATAAAACCGGATTTGATTTTTTCAAATCCGGTTTTTTTTCAATTTTCCAAACCTTATATATTAAAAACCTTCCAGTTCTCCGCCATTTTTCCGGAGAGTTTATGTAGCGCATCGCTCAATTCCGCAGAGCTTCTGGCGTTCTCTTTCAGGCTGTTAATATCTGTATTCAGTGCATTGATATTGGTCGAAACTTCTTTGGCGACCATTTTCTGTTGTTCTGTAGCGGTGGATATTTGCATATTGACGCGAGCAATATCTGCGGTGGACTCGGCAATTTTTTCAAACATTTCATGATTTTTAATAGAAGAGTTCACGCTCTCTGATGTTTCTTTGGAGGCCTGCTTCATTGCGCTTACTGCCATGTTGGCTTGTTCTTGCAGGCGAACAATCATGGCACCAATGGATTCGGTGGCTTTTTTGGTGTTGGCAGATAAGGTTCGAACTTCATCTGCGACAACCGCAAAACCTCTGCCTGCGCTACCCGCTCTCGCGGCTTCAATCGCGGCATTCAATGCAAGCAAATTGGTTTGTTCCGATATTTTTCCGATAACATCGAGCACACCGGAAATTTTTCCGGAGTCCGTTTGCAGCTGCAAAATGACGTCGGTAGTCTGGTTGATTTTATTGGCAAGTGAATCGATGGTGTCCCGGGTTTTAATGGACTGCGCTTTGCCATGAATGCTCAGGTGGTGAGAGTCTTCAGCAGAAACAGCAGCGGTACTGGCATTGTTGGCAACTTCTTCTATAGCGCTTCGCATTTGTGACATGGCGGTGGCGAGAAATTCTGACTGCGCTGATTGCCGGGTAGCGCCTTCACTGACATTCTCGCTGATTTCATGCAGGCGGCTGACTTGTGCGCCGGTAGCCTCGGTGTTTTTCCCGAGCTCTGTCACCAGGTTCTGAAAATGTTGAATCATGGTGTTCAGCGCATTGGCTGCCTGAGCGATTTCATTTTTTCCTTGCGGTATTGCGCGCAGTGTGAGGTCAGAGCGGTCTTCAATATTGATTAGCAAATTTCTCAGCGCCAACAGCGGGCGGGTAATGGACTGTTGTACGCGTCGAATAAACAGCAGGCAGATTAACAACAATGATAATCCGCCAATGCAATACCAACTTAACAGGGTGGCAGTTAGCGCCGCCGCATCATCGCGAACATTCGCGGCAGTGGCGATTTGATGATTAATAAATTGGTCGCTTAGCGTAGCGAAGTGTCCCACCACCGCAGCAGAGTCGTTGTTGATGGTTGATTCATTGAGAATTTTCACCAGCAGCGCATCGCTGCCCGCGTAGCTTCCCCACTCTCTGTAAAGCCGAAGGCTTTTCTCAAAGGCGGTATCGAGGGCGAGATACAGTTCCTGATCGCCACTTGTCGGGCGCTGCTCCTGAAATGCCAGCCAGTGCGTGCTGGCGATGTTGAGTTTTTCTTCAAGGCCGGTGTGAGTGGCCTCTACCGAGACCCAGCCGCTGCGGTATTTGCGAATATCTTCACTCACCTGGTGTTGGAGTATGCGTTGGGCCTGCATCAGATCGGAAAGGATGATCAGGTGGTCATCGTAGAGGCGGTAGAACAGCGCATCTTTTTCACGGGCGGCGAGAAACGAAGCGACCAGCACAATAATCAGAAAAACAAGCGGAACGGCGCCAAGCAACAGAATGCGCAAGGCAATGCTGAGGTTGTACAACATGATTCATTTTCCGGCGAAGAGTGGCGCGTAAAATTGTATAAAAAGAGTGTGACATTTATGTTTCAATCGAATTTGTCGGTGGCTAGCAGGGTTACAGTAAGGATGTTTTTTGTCGAAAATGTTTACATGATTTTTTATTTAGAACGTTTTTCATTCAAATTCGGTGAAATTTATAAATTTGTAATAATTGGTAATGCTTTATGCGATTGAAATCACATAGAATTCGCCAAATTTTTTGTCTCGCGTTGGTTTTAGCGACTGTTCCCAGTCGTTCTTCATAGATTTCTCCCGCGTTTTTGTTATCGATGTTCTGTGTCCGGCGGGTCAGGGCACATGGATTTTATTTTTTCTGGTGCTGCCGGGCTTTCCGGGGAGATCAGTCCTTACGGATTGGTAGAAAGCTTTGCGCAAATTTTGCCAGCAATGATCAAATGGGGTTGATTAAGGATGTTTACAGGATTAGTTCATGAGCAAGGACAGAAGGAGTTTCCGGCACGGGAGCATCGAGCCTTTCTTCCCCATGGAAAAGGTATATGTATGCGTTTGCGGTGCTGGGGATGTTTTCGGCAGCATCTTATGCCGCGCCCTACGGTGATTTTGCGATTACCGTAAATCCTGGGCCGGTCGCACCGAACAGCACCACTGTCTACCCCGGGGAGGCTACCAGTTTGCGGGTAACCTTCAGCAATAATGGTATTAGTGGTAAGCCGCTTACCAATGTCAACTTTAATAAAGCCCTGCCGGGTAATGCCAATGGTGGCTTAAGGGTTAATGGTCCCGTAGTCATTTCCGGTGTCGGATGTGCCGGTGGCAGCGTCTCTGCTGCGGTCGGCCATGCCGGGCTTTCATTGTCTGGATTGACTGTGCCGATTCCTGTCGCAGAGATCGATAAATCTGGCGAATGCTATCTCGACATTCCTGTGGTTGCCTGGTCTGCTAATGGGGCGAGTACATCTCATTCCTTTAGTATCAATGGTCCGCTCAATGGAAATCCTGGTGAAGCTGGCAGTGATCAGGGAGAAAACTCCAGTGGCGGTCCGCAAGCGATTACTGTTTCACAGGTGCCTCGTCCGACGTGGTCCAAAGGATTTCCAACCAATACCGGTACCCTGATATTGGGCGGGAATACGGGAACCTTGCGCATTGCCGTAAACAATCCCAGTCAGCATACTCCGCTCACCAATTTTTCATTCAGCGATGTTTTTCCGGTTAATAATGCCGGCGTTGGCGGTGCGATTATTGAGCCGACCGGTGCTGCGGCGTTGGTCAGCTGTTCGCCCGGTGCCGTTAATCCGGTGGTGACTCTACAGTCTGGCGCAGCCGCAGGTCTCAGTGTTTCTGGCGGTACATTGCCCGCGAATGGTACTTGTACTATTGATGTCCCGGTTCAGGCTCGCCACTCGGCAAATGCTTATGAGGTTACTGGTACCAACTCAATGGCAGCCAATGACTTTACCAGTGATGAAGGATTACGCCCGGCGACCAATGCCACGCGTAACATCACTGTTCGCTCACCCCTGGCCGTGGCAAAGGCATTTGCGCACTCGCCCATTGCTGCCGGTGTTCCCAGCACTTTCACAGTAACCCTGGAAAATAACGGCAGTACGGCTCTGGTTGTTGATGAATTTGAAGACAATCCCATCTCTGCATCGCCTTATGTTGGCAAGCTGAAAGTGCAAGCTGTTACCAATAGTTGTGCTGGTGGTACATCAACTATTCTCATGGGTAATGATGGCTTCCGGGTAGGTGGTTTTACCATTCCGGTGAAAGTTTCCGGAGATAATGCATCGGGGCGCTGTGTTTTAACCGTTACTTTTGAGGGTGAGACCACCGGTGATGACACGCCTTCTGCTTACAATAATGAGATTCCAGCGGGGGCAGTCAAAATTCAAGGGCAGCCTGATATCATCAGCCAGGCGCGTTCGGCATCCGTCACCATTGCAGACCGTTTGCGAGTGCTAAAAACCCAAATCCCCGCTACGGTGGCGCCAGGTAACCCGGTGAATTACACCATTAATGTGCAGAACTTCAGCAGCCAGCCTCTCGCGAATGTGGCGGTGGCAGATAGCCTGAATAATGGTGCAACCTTATTGTCCGGAGCCGGTTTCCCCGCCTCTGTTTCTGCCGGTTGTGGTGTGCTTGGTTTGAATGGCCGTGTGCAGGGCGATGCAGACTTGTTGTTTACTATTCCCACTGTTCCTGCTCGTGATGCTGTAAATGTGCCCGGCGTTTGTACGATCAGCTTCTGGGCCATGATTGATCCGGATTCTGAAGCTGCAACATTGAATCAGATCAGAGCATGTGATGTGTACCTGCCGAGAAATCCTTCTCTCGCGCCGGATGCCGCTGGCAATCGACCAGACGCCAATCCGGCTAACAGATTGCCTGGCGACGTTTGTAACGGGTCCCCGGTGCAGGTAAACAACCCCGCTCATGCCATTATCAATCTGAGCAAAAGTTTTGCTCAGGCCAGTGCTTTTGAAGGCACGCCTGTGCGCATGCGTCTGGTTGTATCCAGCTGGTCTGATAGCCCGCTCACCAGTATTGCTTTGAGTGATTCCTTGCCAAACGCGGGCAGTGCTATCCAGCAAATGCAAATTGCTTCGCCAGCCAATTTGATCAACGGCTGTGGCGGAGTGGTCAGCCTGGGTGCAACGTCTCTCTCGCTAAATAACGGTACTATGCCTGCGCGTACTGCCGGTACCAACACTCCGGCAACCTGTACCATCGAAGTGGATGTGGTTGGTCCGGCAGGCACATACAACAACAGAGCCGATGTGGCGGCGGTGCAAACCAATGCTGATGGCACTTTGTTGAATGTAAATGCATTTGCCAATGCACCGCTAACCTTTAGCGATGCGTTAACTGCCAGCAAAAGTTTCAGTCCGGCTCAGGTCGGTTCAGGTGGCCGGTCTACTCTGCGAATTTTACTGGGTAACCGAGGTGACTCATTGCCGATTACCGGCCTGGCGCTGACGGACAATTTACCTGACGGTATGAGTGTGGCTGCACCGGCTAATGCTTATACAACTTGTGTCAGTGGTTCGGTCAATGCTGCCTCCGGTGCGACCTCTGTCGGTTTGGCTGGGGCGGTTATTCCTCCCGGCGCAAATTGCGAGGTATTGGTTGATGTTGTTGCCATCGGTAATGCTGACTGGGTTAACTCTATAAAGGCCGGCCAAATTACTGCCAACAATGGTTTGTTAAACCGTACAGACGTAAGGGCTGATCTGGCTTTTGTAGCATCAGAAATTCCGGCAATTGCCAAGAGTATTAATCCCGGCACTATTGTGCCCGGGTATTCTTCTCTCTTAACAGTAACCATCACCAACAATACCAGCCAGTTATTGACGGGGGTTGGTGTTACTGACTGGTTCACCCTTGATGGAACGCCGAACGGCACACCCAACGGCATGTTGATCGCCGCATCACCGCAAGCTTCTACCACTTGTCCTGCCGGTGTAGTAACTGCTGTACCGGGCGAGCGTTCATTATCCCTGTCGATGGCGACTGTTGCACCGAACCAGGCATGTACCATCACAGTGCGGGTAACCTCCAAACGTGTGGGGACTATTGCCAACCTGATTCCGGAAAATTCGATCGTCAGTGATCAGGGTGCTACCAATACCACCACCTCTGCGAGAAGTACTTTAAGCACCACCTCCGAGGTGGGGATGAGCAAGGAATTTGCCCCGAAGGTTGTTCGTCCGGGGGATATTTCACGTTTACGCATCAGCTTCTTTAATCCGGAAAATCAAGCGGTACAAAATTTCGGCATTGTCGATAACTTCCCGAGCGGTTTGCTGGTTGCACCAGTACCCAATGCGTTTTCAACCTGTGGTGGTTCTGTATCGCTAACCTGGCCAGGTAATAACAGTGTGCGCCTCACCGGCGGTACGCTGGCTGCAGCGGCTGGCGATTCGCCCGCAAGTTGCTACCTGGAAATTGATGTGGTTGCGGCGGATGCGGGTAGCTATGTGAACAGTATTCCTGCCAATACCTTGACGGTGAATGATGTTCCTGTAAATCATCCTCCGGTAGAAGACACACTTGAAGCGCGTCACCCATTGCTGCTGAACAAAGCAATTGATAACAGAACGCTGGACCTGAACGATCCGGTTGGTTTTACTACCGGTGAAGCCATTCGTTTACCGGGCGCATCGGCTGTACTGACTATCCGTGTTGAAAACACCGATGACCAGCCACTGACGCAAATGACTTTTACCGACAATCTGCCAGACGGCCTGGTGTTATCGCAAACGCCTAATGAAACCTGGAGCTGTGCAACCGGTACTGTCAATGTAATTCCTTCCGGTCGCACAATAACCTTGGCGGGAGCAACCGTTCCGGCGAATAGTGTGTGTTTGATTACCGCTAACGTTATGAGCAATACGCCCGGTATTTACGACAATGTGATTCCACCTGAGAGTGTTATCACTTATGAAGGTGTGACCAATGAAGTACCGACTGAAGCGCGTTTGATTGTTACCGAGCCGGGCATTGTCACCAAGCAATTCGAGCCGCCAGTGGTGGCACCGGGCGCGGTATCAAGGCTGACGATTGCTATTGCCAACCCGAATGATGCCAACATGGTTCTATCTACTGCGTTGGTAGATACCTTGCCGACAGTCCCTGCACAAATAATGGTATGGACGCCCCTCTCTCAAGTGCCAAATAATAAAGGTACTTGATTCTGACATCAGAGAGGGCAAGGCTATGAGCGAACATGTTGCTGTGATCGGGGTTGATCTTGCAAAGAATGTATTTCAGGTTTGTGCTGCCAGTGGTTCAGGTAAAAGGTTAATTAATAAAAAAATAACCCGAGCAAAATTATTAGATTTTTTTGTTAACCTGCCGCCCTGTCTGGTGGGCATGGAAGCGTGCAGCAGCGCCCATCATTGGGCAAGGCAAATACAAAAGCTGGGTCACCATGTGAAGTTAATACCACCTCAATTTGTAAAGCCTTACGTAAAAAGCAATAAAAATGACGCAGCAGATGCGGACGCAATTTGTGAGGCTGTGACCCGGCCTACCATGCGTTTTGTTGCCATAAAGTCCGAGGAACAGCAAGCACTGCTATTGCTCCATCGGGATAGAAAGGGGTTGGTGGGGGAGAGATCTGCAATAGCCAATCGACTCAGGGCGTCTTTGGCTGAGTTTGGCTTGATTGTTCCCGTTGGTATACACAAGTTGAGAGCCTGGTTGCAACAGGATTATGGTGCCTACGAAGAGACCCTTCCCGTGATGATGAGGCTCCATGCGCAACGATTGGCTGGCAGGCTAAGGCAAATTGATCAGCACATTGATGAAATCGAACACGAGATAAAGCGCTACAACCCGGATATAGAGCTTACGAAACGGTTACAAGAAGTTCCAGGTATAGGTCCTTTAACTGCGTCGGCATTGGTGGCGACTATCAAAGACGGCAGCAGTTTCAAGAGTGGAAGGGAGTTTTCAGCGTGGCTTGGTCTTGTTCCCCGCCAGCATTCCAGTGGAGGAAAAGATCGCCTGCTGGGCATCAGTAAACGAGGCGATACCTATTTGAGAACGCTTTTTATTCATGGTGCAAGAGCAGTTATCAAACATATGAATCCCAGGCGATCTATGACTCCCTGGATCGCAGAGTTAATGAGGCGTCGTCACCGGAATGTAGTTATTGTTGCTTTGGCAAACAAGCTGGCTCGTATTGCCTGGGCACTGATGAGCAAAGGCAAAAGTTACGATGAAGCGTTTGGATTTTAATCGATAAATAAACTTACGCACAGTGTTGCGCAGGCAAGAAAACTGAAGGCAATGTAGATGACATCGTAATTGGGTAAGTCTGGTCCTAACATGGCTCATAACAAGAGCGAACAAATGATAAGACCCCGATTAGCGAATACCATCAGGGACCGTAGATAAATTCTACATCGGGAGTCCGGATAGATGGCTGCAACACACATTGACTACAAAAAATTGCTTGCAAAACCCGGGGCGTCCATAGATGGCAACTGCTCCCAATATTGCTACAAGTTGTCCAGGTGGTAACGGCATCGTGACGGCTGCGGCGAATGCGACCCGTGTGCAAATCAATAGTGGCGCTGTTATTCCATCCGGTGGTTGTTCTGTTGA includes:
- a CDS encoding DUF7933 domain-containing protein, whose product is MYAFAVLGMFSAASYAAPYGDFAITVNPGPVAPNSTTVYPGEATSLRVTFSNNGISGKPLTNVNFNKALPGNANGGLRVNGPVVISGVGCAGGSVSAAVGHAGLSLSGLTVPIPVAEIDKSGECYLDIPVVAWSANGASTSHSFSINGPLNGNPGEAGSDQGENSSGGPQAITVSQVPRPTWSKGFPTNTGTLILGGNTGTLRIAVNNPSQHTPLTNFSFSDVFPVNNAGVGGAIIEPTGAAALVSCSPGAVNPVVTLQSGAAAGLSVSGGTLPANGTCTIDVPVQARHSANAYEVTGTNSMAANDFTSDEGLRPATNATRNITVRSPLAVAKAFAHSPIAAGVPSTFTVTLENNGSTALVVDEFEDNPISASPYVGKLKVQAVTNSCAGGTSTILMGNDGFRVGGFTIPVKVSGDNASGRCVLTVTFEGETTGDDTPSAYNNEIPAGAVKIQGQPDIISQARSASVTIADRLRVLKTQIPATVAPGNPVNYTINVQNFSSQPLANVAVADSLNNGATLLSGAGFPASVSAGCGVLGLNGRVQGDADLLFTIPTVPARDAVNVPGVCTISFWAMIDPDSEAATLNQIRACDVYLPRNPSLAPDAAGNRPDANPANRLPGDVCNGSPVQVNNPAHAIINLSKSFAQASAFEGTPVRMRLVVSSWSDSPLTSIALSDSLPNAGSAIQQMQIASPANLINGCGGVVSLGATSLSLNNGTMPARTAGTNTPATCTIEVDVVGPAGTYNNRADVAAVQTNADGTLLNVNAFANAPLTFSDALTASKSFSPAQVGSGGRSTLRILLGNRGDSLPITGLALTDNLPDGMSVAAPANAYTTCVSGSVNAASGATSVGLAGAVIPPGANCEVLVDVVAIGNADWVNSIKAGQITANNGLLNRTDVRADLAFVASEIPAIAKSINPGTIVPGYSSLLTVTITNNTSQLLTGVGVTDWFTLDGTPNGTPNGMLIAASPQASTTCPAGVVTAVPGERSLSLSMATVAPNQACTITVRVTSKRVGTIANLIPENSIVSDQGATNTTTSARSTLSTTSEVGMSKEFAPKVVRPGDISRLRISFFNPENQAVQNFGIVDNFPSGLLVAPVPNAFSTCGGSVSLTWPGNNSVRLTGGTLAAAAGDSPASCYLEIDVVAADAGSYVNSIPANTLTVNDVPVNHPPVEDTLEARHPLLLNKAIDNRTLDLNDPVGFTTGEAIRLPGASAVLTIRVENTDDQPLTQMTFTDNLPDGLVLSQTPNETWSCATGTVNVIPSGRTITLAGATVPANSVCLITANVMSNTPGIYDNVIPPESVITYEGVTNEVPTEARLIVTEPGIVTKQFEPPVVAPGAVSRLTIAIANPNDANMVLSTALVDTLPTVPAQIMVWTPLSQVPNNKGT
- a CDS encoding IS110 family RNA-guided transposase: MSEHVAVIGVDLAKNVFQVCAASGSGKRLINKKITRAKLLDFFVNLPPCLVGMEACSSAHHWARQIQKLGHHVKLIPPQFVKPYVKSNKNDAADADAICEAVTRPTMRFVAIKSEEQQALLLLHRDRKGLVGERSAIANRLRASLAEFGLIVPVGIHKLRAWLQQDYGAYEETLPVMMRLHAQRLAGRLRQIDQHIDEIEHEIKRYNPDIELTKRLQEVPGIGPLTASALVATIKDGSSFKSGREFSAWLGLVPRQHSSGGKDRLLGISKRGDTYLRTLFIHGARAVIKHMNPRRSMTPWIAELMRRRHRNVVIVALANKLARIAWALMSKGKSYDEAFGF